Genomic window (Candidatus Dormiibacterota bacterium):
AGGGCGCGCGCGTGCTTCTCGGTGAGGTCGCCGGCACGGATGTCGTCGCGGATGGCCTCGGGGAGCCGGGTGACGTTGAGGATGTTGTACACGTGCTGCCGGGTGATCCCGACCAGCTCGGCCACCTGCTGCCACGAGCCGAGGTTGAGGGCGACTCGCAGCCGCTTCAGGGCATGGGCGCGGTCGACGGCGTTCAGCTCCTCGCGCTGGATGTTCTCGACCAGCGCCTCGACGTAGGCGAGGTCGTCGTCGGCCTCGACGACGATCGCGGGGATCTCCTGCAGCCCCGCCCTCCGCGCCGCCCGCCAGCGCCGCTCGCCGGCGATGATCTCGTAGACGTCCCCGCGCTGGCGCACCCGGATGGGCTGCAGCACACCGTGGTGGCGGACGCTGTCGGTGAGCTCCTCCAGCCCGCGCGCGTCGATGTGATGGCGGGGCTGGTCGGGGCGCGGCCGCACCCGGTCGATCGGCAGGCGCCGCAGGTCGGGGCGCACCGGCCGGCCGCTGAGGTGGAGTTCGGCCCCCTCCCCCGGGGGGTCGTCCGAGGTGGTCACCAGTACCAGGGCAGGGTGTCGTCGAAGGTCGCCGCCCGGGGTTCGCGGCGCCGGGCGGACCCGGCGAGCATCGCCACGCCCGCCAGCACCAGCGCCACACCGGCGACCGGCGGTGCCGCCGCGCCGGTGGTGGG
Coding sequences:
- a CDS encoding ParB/RepB/Spo0J family partition protein; amino-acid sequence: MTTSDDPPGEGAELHLSGRPVRPDLRRLPIDRVRPRPDQPRHHIDARGLEELTDSVRHHGVLQPIRVRQRGDVYEIIAGERRWRAARRAGLQEIPAIVVEADDDLAYVEALVENIQREELNAVDRAHALKRLRVALNLGSWQQVAELVGITRQHVYNILNVTRLPEAIRDDIRAGDLTEKHARALLRLRDQPEVQHRLWEEIHARTLSGRAAEERARVMAAAPSTPRSPAPARPQRLPPPPSPPSDLVSLATEILATLVTAAPEELQAAAPALSDLHRRLAQVLAPRPGPPSSSR